The window ATTCACTCTGGAGATTTTTTAGCACTATCCAAAATTCGTGGTCCATGGGGTGCTTTTGAGACTCTACAGAAGTGGGTTACTGGATCATATGCTGGTCATTCTGCTGTTTTCTTAAGGGACTCTGAAGGAGAGTTGTGGGTTGCTGAATCTGGGCGGGGAACTGGAGTGGTATGTGTGCTTTTATTCTTCTTGCAGAAGGGtgatatgatattattattcttgCAGCAGAATGATATTATTTAAAGCTattgtgttctttttttcttcttgcagGAAGatgatattattgatattttaccATGGGATAAGTGGTGGGACTACACACTCAACAATGACTCATCCAATCCCCATGTTGCATTTCTTCCTTTGCATCCTGATTTACGGGCAAAGTTCAATGAGACTGCTGCATGGGAGTATGTAAGGAGCATGGTTGGGAAACCATATGGTTATCATAACTTGATATTTAGTTGGATTGACACCACGCATGGAAACTATCCACCGCCCTTGGATGCACATTTGGTATtgtactttcttttctcttttactaAGAAACAACTTCCCAATTATATGATAAAAGGAACAAGAGTTCAATGATACAAACTCCCAAAaggagtgaaaaaaaaatacaaacaacaaatatgAGTAAATAGATATCAgccatgaaaataaataaatatttagagagctaagaactttttgaaaatcttCATCTGAAATACCTAGAGAGCATGGGAATGAATGATGAAACTATGAATAAGACCTTCACCAAAGATTGAGAACCAGTAGCTACTTCAATTGTTTCAAAGAAGACCAAGAATCAACTACTAACAAACATAAAACCTTCGAAAGCCCATCATAAAGCAGCCTGATGCAACAAAACTAGAAAACTTCTTAATACTAATGAGATTGATCCAATCAAACTCCCGAACTTCAATCCATCTCTACACATGACACCTAAAAAAAACCTTTCCCCATCTCAAGGTTTGGAGCTGTTAGTAATGATGCATCATTTTCCAGTATACTGTGCCTTATCATTGTAACACTAATAAACCACTACTTTCTTGGTAATTAAACAGATGCAAGTCTTATTTGTTCTCTTATTCACTATGCCGTTCTCGAAAAACTTTTGGAACACCTTAAGCAAATCCACTTTAATGGTGTTCCAATCTTTTctcattaatttttcattggAAACGTCAGGCCCGGGGATTTGAAGTTTCCATAGAAGACCTAGCTGCAAAAATGTCCCCCTCAAGTTTATTGAATGCTTATTTGATCTGTCTATTGCTCTTTTAAGTGATGTACCTTATAAACTTGAGATGTTATTCCATCTAGTAGTAGTTATAGATTTATTCCATCAACATGAGTGAAAAGGGGTTGTGAAAATTGAGATTGAAAACCTATATgatattaaatgtataaacTTGTCTCAATGATGGTTATATATTTAGCTTACCTCTCAGCAATCAGTATGAACCTTGCCATGGAGGCTTCTAAagagttttatcatttaattcTTTGAGTTTGATTGTTGGCGCTATTTGACTATAGGTTGCTTCTGTTATGACAATATGGACACGAGTGAGGCCAACTCTCGCAGCAAACTTGTGGAATGAAGCTTTGAACATACGACTTGGAACAAAGGTAGTTATAATGCTTCTCTGgttaaaacaaagaaatctTTATACGATTGTgtagttgaagaaaaaatggtgGAAAGGTTTCAGAGAGAACTTCTGTATTCTGTGTCCTTTAAGGCATCCCCTTACTACATATTGATAAAGAGACGAAAGTCAAGCCCTAAGGGATATAAAAACTCCTATCTGATTAGAGATGgcttgtaatttttcttcacttctcTATTGCAACAGCAAAATGTGTGAAAGAAAACATTCCTTACTCCCAAATATATATCAACCCACAACCCACAACCCACATTCCATGCACTATGTAACTAGCTTTTGGAGGGGATTCGTGATTCTGCctcttatattattaattggtGTAATAACATTGGGATAGAGAAATGACAAACAAAACTGATTCTTAGATGCCTTGAATCAGATTTGCTCAATTAGATAGTAAATGTCAAGCGCACTTGGATCACTTTCGGTGAAAAAAGTGCTATACATATATCTCAACTTTgtgtatataaaattaaatgaacgACACTTAcatggaggaaaaaaaatgaaataatacaaGGGCctaagaaaaagaatcaagTCCAATATCATTAGTGACGTATGAAATTGGTCCATAGGTTTCTGATCCAATTTTCATTACCAATGTTTTCCCCCCTCTTTCGCAGGGCCTTGACCTTCCTGAGATTTTAGTTGAAGTTGAAAAGCAAGGATCATCTTTTGGCGAACTACTGGCTATTCCTGAACAGGATGACTGGGTCTATGCTGACGGGAAGTCAGCATCATGTGTTGCTTTTATCCTTGAAATGTACAAGGAGGCTGGGCTTTTTGGTCCACTTGCAAGCTCAATTCAAGTCACCGAGTTCACAGTAAGTTTGCTGAGAATTTTCTGCTATatgttgacttttttttttctatgaaagGTTGGGTCAATCAGTGTCATATTCCTATTACTTTGTGCTATTTTTGGTCTAGAGACGTTGAAGAAACTAGAAGTTGATGGTGGaggattatttttttgtttcattagCCATCAATGGAGTGAATATAgtttataatcattttattcGACCTCCAATCCTTCAGTCTTAGATAGTATCGAAAGTAACAATAAAGAACAAACACAAGATTTAAGTGAAACCATAGTGcagggagaaaaaccacgagagtgagtttcttattattttctgatgaTGATAAAAGTACAAGGGGAAATATTTATAGACAACACGAGCCtcattaaaagaataaagattAGGGCAAAGTAAATTACACAACTACCCTTAGGCTTTCAACATGACCTAAGCCCATTATTTCTAACTTtcccctcaagttgggacaTAAATGTCGAAAAgacccaacttgctaacacacGAATCAAAGTTTTGTTCGAGGGGTCTCTTTgtaagtatatcaacaatctATTGACTTGACGGTATGCAAGGGATGTAGATGCTATCATTGTTCGGTCTCTCTTTGATAAAATGTGTATCAATCTTCACATGTTTAGTTTTGTCACGTTGGACCGGTTATTGGCAATGCTAATAGCTGCCTTGTTATCGTAGAATAGTTTCATGGGCACCTCATAGTTCTGACGAAGATCAGACACCTTCTGGATTCAGATTTCCTCAAAGATTCCCAAACTCATGCCGTGTATTCGACTTCAGTGTTGCTTCTAGCCACAACTCCTTGCTTCTTACTTCTCCAAGTAACAAGATTGCCCCACACAAAGGTGCAGTATCTCGAGGAGAATTTTCTATCTACAATAGACCCTACCCAGTAAGAATCAATATAAGCCTCAATACACCTTCTGTTAGTCTTTCTAAACCTCGACCATTTACCAAGAGTTGCTTTTAAATACCTAAGAATTTTGTTAACGGCCTCTATATGGTCTTCACCATGAGCTTGCATGAACTGACTAAGAATGCTCACAACATAGGAGATGTCAGGCCTAATGTGAGAAGTAAATCAGCTTTCCTACCAGGCGCTGATATATCTCTTTTTTAACAGGAATCCCATGACCTGAATTTTCAAGTTTGACATTGAACTCAATGGGCGTATCAGCAGGACGACATCCCATCATATCTGTTTCAACTAATAAACCAAGGGTGTACTTTCTCTAGGACACGGAGATGTCCTCTCTGGATCTAGCAACCTCCATCTCAAGGAAGTACTTCAGGTTCTCCaagtctttaatttcaaacccATCCCACATCTTCTTTTTTGATTGGATGATCTCAACGATGTCATCCCTAGATAGCacaatgtcatcaacatagaCAATCAATATTGTAACTTTCCCAGCCTTGGAGACTTTTGTGAATAAATGTGATCGATGTGCCCCTGATTGTACCCGTGAGACTTGATGAAAGTGGTAAATTTGTAAAACCAAGGTCTTGGTGACTGTTTCAACCCATACAAAGACTTCCAAAGCTTGCAAACTTGATTATCAAATTGAGCTTCAAATTCTGAAGGACTCATGTACACTTCCTCTTCTAAATCTCCATTCAAGATCACATTCTTAACATCAAGTTAATGTAGGGGTTAGTTTTTATTCACACCAACTGACAACAAGACTTTAACAGTGTTTAACTTTCCAACAAGGGAAAGGGTCTTAGAATAGTCAACCCCATAAGTTTGAGTGAACCCTTTTGCGACTAATCTAGCTTTATGTTTGTAAAGGATAGCATCTTCTCTGTTCTTGAGTGTAAACACTCATTTGCATCCCACAGTCTTGTGTCCCTTAGGGAGTGTGTAGAGATCCTAGGCCTTATTCTTCCATGACAACATTTTTCCACTCAGGCATGCTAATGCAAGGTGGATATTCTTGGGTATCATAGTAGAGTCAAAACCGGTAGTGATGGCTCTAAACTAGAGTGAAAAGTTCTCGTACGAAACATAATTAGAAATGAAGTGCTTTGTACAGGACCTGATATCTTTCCTTAGGAAGATCAAAAGATGAATTATACTTATTGGTGCTTCTTGGATGGTTCTGCTGGTTTCGTTTTTAGTAGATTATGCAACAACCTTATTCTCATCAACCTTGTCCTCTCTATCTATAATGACCTCATCAACGCTGCCCTTCTCAACCATATCTTTAGGGACAGTGTCTTAGACCTGTCATTCTCACCCACCTTACAGTCGATATATGTATTAGTGGAATTCGTCTTAGATCAATCATTCTCACTcattctattattaatatgtgAGTCAATGGAATCAATCATACCTTGATCTTGTAAAGGTTCAAAATCCTGGTTTAGAGTTTGGTGAACAGCAAGAGTCCTAACTTTCTTTTTGAGATTCCTCCTATAGTAGGTTTTCCAGGGAATTTGGTTTGTAGGTAGGACTGTTGTAACCAGGGTAGGACAGGTAGACTCTAAGGAAACTACATagttagactcttcactcacactctCCCCCTGAAGTAGGCTACGGGAAAGAAATGACAGTCCTCAAGAAAGGTGACATCCATGGAGACAATATTTACGTGAAGATGGGTGGAAGAATTTGTAGCCCAGTTGGTGCAGAGGGTACCTAACAAACATGCAAGCCTGAGCTCGAGGAGTGAATTTAGTTTGGTTAGAGCCAAGGCTATGAACATAGGTTGTGTAGCTGAACACTCGAAGGGGGACATCGGAGATGAGACGGATGGAGGGATAGGATTTCTTGAGACGTCCTAAGGGGGTCTGGAGGATACGGGTAGGCATTCGGTTGATGAGATGGGCTGCATTGAGAACACCACCACCCCATAGATAGgaaggaagggaagtagaTAACATAAGTGAACGAGTAAGTTCTAAAAGGTGGGTTCTTTCTCTGAGCAACCCCATTTTGTTGGGGTGTGTAAGCACTAGAACTTCGGTGGACAATTCCTTTAGAGGACAAAAACTCGTTAAGGGTGGTTTTGAAACTCATGACAATAATCACTTTGTAGGATTGCGATCTTTGCATTGAATTGCATTTCTACGTGTGATAGAAGTCCCAGAAGTGGAGGTGACCTCGGATTTGTCGAAGATAAGGAAAATACAAGTGAGACGGGTATGGTCATTAATGAAGGTCACAAACCCCTGTTTTCTAGAAGAGTTAGTGACCTTGGTCGGTCCCCGAACATCACTGTGGACAATAGTGAAAGGTTGGTTGGCTTATATGGTTGTGAGGGAAATGAGACTCGATATTGTTTAGCTCAAATACACACATCACATAATAAGGTAGAAACATCAActttagagaaaaagatgagCAAAGAagtatttcatatattgaaaatttgggTGGCCTAAACGGAAATGTCACAACatatagtattttttaaaagtaaagtaTGAAGATAAAAGACTAGTCCTAGAGATGCTACTAGAGGAGGTGTCATCATCATGCAGGCAGAGCCCCCCACTGTGTTGGATAGTGCCAATCATACTCCCTGAGCTCAAGTTctaagaagaaacaaaatcagGTAAGAATGTTGCTTTGCAGTTTAATTTATGAGTAATCTTGCTTAGAGATAGTAGATTATAGGAAATCCCTCGACAGTGGAAGCCAAGGATCcatttgcaatttttatttcctcATTACCAGCACATGAATGTAGGACACAAAAGATTTAGAGAAACCTGTCAAATGATTTGTGGTGCCGGAGTTCTAGATTGAGGGGTTCTTTCCATCAACACTAATAAGATCGAAAGACTGAGGTATACCTAACTAGGCAATAGCTCCTAGTGTAGTTGGGTTGAGATCCTTAGGTGGCTGAGAAAGGCTGGCAGTCTCACTCACATAAGCTTGCTTCGTGTTTTGTTTGTCACTGGAAGAGCATCTCTTACCTCTTGGGGGACGACCGTGTGACTTCCAACAACTGCTCTTTGGTATGCCACTATTTCTTACAATGTTTACAGGTAGAGATTGGTCGAAGATAAGGAAATTTTACGTGGGAACCCTAGTGCGAAAAACCATAGGAGAGAgagtttcttattattttctaaggATGATAAAAGTACAAGCAGAAAGTATTCATAGGCAACACGAACTTCACcaagagaataaaaattagGGCAAAGTAAATTACACAACTATCCTTGGACTTTCAACATGATCCAAGCCCATTAGTTAGATACCGATCTAAGTCTGTAAGTTTTACTAGGAAACTAGAAGGGGAACTGTAACTTCCCCAATCAGttgtcatatatattttatttctgcATCTGCTTTAAATAGGAGTGGGGAGTGCTTTTTATATTGAAGTTAACTTTGTAATAGTTTGGGCGAGAAGTTTGACTCTCTCGAATTGTCACCAGTTGATAGGTTGTAATTTCTATTTGTGTAGTAAATAAAGACACTTGTCACATTCCTTGGAGTAGGAATAGCCCATATTTATTACTTTCAACAATGTTTGGTTAAATCGTAAGTTTAGTCTTtggatttttatatttgtgtctAGTAAATCTAAATTCTAAAGTTAGATTTTTATACTTTAGAGAGTTTGTATGtctctaaattctaaaattgtCTAATAGATTcacaaacttttaactttgtgTCTAATAGGTTCTTTTAtgtattcttttgaaattaactaTTAGacataaattgaattttgtgtgAAATAGGACCCTATGTTGTGTACAATAGATGTGtgaatttttaataatgtGAAATAGGTTTAACGTTTAAGGACATATTCAAGgatttattagataataaattgaaagtttgttaACCTATTAGATAGTAAGGGGCATTTAGgcacaaaatcaaaagtaatCTATAAGAACCTATATCTCCGTTGTCTTGAGAATGGAAGATGTGCTATCTTTCTCTGCTTCCTTTTGTAGACATGGTTACTAACAGTGAAGATTTGTTTCCTATCGGGTAAATAATTttggtgaaaaaaattgtaacatCGATATATTAGATTTTAACATTCTGCAATATATACCTTCAATCTTCTTGCTGTGTTTTGGGTCTTTAATATACAATGGATAAAAAATGCAGATTAAAGATGCATACAGTCTCAACTTTTATGAAAACAATTCATCCCGCCTTCCGAAGTGGTGTCATGGTAGGGACGACGTCAAGCTTCCATATTGCCAGATTCTTGGGAAGT of the Cucumis sativus cultivar 9930 chromosome 3, Cucumber_9930_V3, whole genome shotgun sequence genome contains:
- the LOC101214437 gene encoding uncharacterized protein LOC101214437 isoform X1, giving the protein MSSMAFSSSSQFFSSFIPRTILLVSVVALLLSSQPHALKSPFSPLDLLPLLPRQVSWPVLNYLNNAADLLPTFVGAVTSPDNSIQWQGACFYKNTAWIEFHNKSGSEFGGGTLHIKASDAHSWTCMDLYIFATPYRITWDYYFLSREHTLEIEEWEGKEEFEYVKRAGVSIFLLQAGVLKTLQALIDVLPLFATSDWGEQSNIKFLENHMGATFEERHHPWTTTVDVDDIHSGDFLALSKIRGPWGAFETLQKWVTGSYAGHSAVFLRDSEGELWVAESGRGTGVEDDIIDILPWDKWWDYTLNNDSSNPHVAFLPLHPDLRAKFNETAAWEYVRSMVGKPYGYHNLIFSWIDTTHGNYPPPLDAHLVASVMTIWTRVRPTLAANLWNEALNIRLGTKGLDLPEILVEVEKQGSSFGELLAIPEQDDWVYADGKSASCVAFILEMYKEAGLFGPLASSIQVTEFTIKDAYSLNFYENNSSRLPKWCHGRDDVKLPYCQILGKYRMDLQGYNSIDLYKHMNEKCPSLPTEYFRPKNC
- the LOC101214437 gene encoding uncharacterized protein LOC101214437 isoform X2 produces the protein MSSMAFSSSSQFFSSFIPRTILLVSVVALLLSSQPHALKSPFSPLDLLPLLPRQVSWPVLNYLNNAADLLPTFVGAVTSPDNSIQWQGACFYKNTAWIEFHNKSGSEFGGGTLHIKASDAHSWTCMDLYIFATPYRITWDYYFLSREHTLEIEEWEGKEEFEYVKRAGVSIFLLQAGVLKTLQALIDVLPLFATSDWGEQSNIKFLENHMGATFEERHHPWTTTVDVDDIHSGDFLALSKIRGPWGAFETLQKWVTGSYAGHSAVFLRDSEGELWVAESGRGTGVEDDIIDILPWDKWWDYTLNNDSSNPHVAFLPLHPDLRAKFNETAAWEYVRSMVGKPYGYHNLIFSWIDTTHGNYPPPLDAHLVASVMTIWTRVRPTLAANLWNEALNIRLGTKGLDLPEILVEVEKQGSSFGELLAIPEQDDWVYADGKSASCVAFILEMYKEAGLFGPLASSIQVTEFTESHDLNFQV